In Oncorhynchus tshawytscha isolate Ot180627B unplaced genomic scaffold, Otsh_v2.0 Un_contig_2517_pilon_pilon, whole genome shotgun sequence, a genomic segment contains:
- the LOC121844728 gene encoding histone H2B, with product MPEPAKSAPKKGSKKAVTKTAGKGGKKRRKSRKESYAIYVYKVLKQVHPDTGISSKAMGIMNSFVNDIFERIAGESSRLAHYNKRSTITSREIQTAVRLLLPGELAKHAVSEGTKAVTKYTSSK from the coding sequence ATGCCCGAGCCAGCAAAGTCCGCGCCCAAGAAGGGCTCCAAGAAAGCCGTCACCAAGACCGCAGGGAAAGGCGGCAAGAAACGCCGAAAGTCGAGGAAGGAGAGCTACGCCATTTACGTGTACAAAGTCCTGAAGCAGGTCCACCCCGATACCGGCATCTCCTCCAAGGCCATGGGAATCATGAACTCGTTCGTGAACGACATCTTCGAGCGTATCGCCGGAGAGTCGTCTCGCCTGGCCCACTACAACAAGCGTTCCACCATCACCTCCAGGGAGATCCAGACCGCAGTGCGCCTGCTGCTCCCCGGAGAGCTGGCCAAGCACGCAGTGTCCGAGGGCACCAAGGCCGTGACCAAGTACACCAGCTCCAAATAA